In Candidatus Methylomirabilota bacterium, one DNA window encodes the following:
- a CDS encoding long-chain fatty acid--CoA ligase: MATNDTLARMFWSRVERSADKPAQRFKRDGTWHTLTWRQVGDIVQELALGLIALGRQQGDTVALLSASRMEWAQADMAILSAGCVTVPIYPSYPPELIAYVVNDSQARTLIVEDPVQLAKALEARGKMESLEHIVVISGYEAPQPPEMILTWQSLRRLGRDWRASLQSTLAERLAATRPEDVATIVYTSGTTGPPKGVVQTHGNHMAALNAAGQERRVEEGWVHLLFLPLAHSFARLESFIGPFEGLTTAFAESLDKVAENLRETQPHFICSVPRVFEKVYAKILAGVAVSSPLKQRIFHWALGVGRAVSRLQQDGKPIPATLALRHRIAHKLVFAKLHAALGGRLQYAVSGGAPLSRDIAEFFHAAGILVLEGYGLTETCPVLTANQPTRFKFGSVGRPVPGVELKIAADGEILARGANIATRGYFKQPDATREVFEPDGWFHTGDIGHLDGDGFLYITDRKKDLIVTAGGMNIAPQNVENVLKADPFISQVMVYGDRRPYAVALIGLNPEELQKFAQEQGIMVSDPAVLVKDPRVIERVERIVEEKNTKLQSYSQIKKFSILPSDFSQEGGELTPTLKVKRKVVIEKYRDALESLYR; encoded by the coding sequence ATGGCCACCAACGATACCCTGGCCCGGATGTTCTGGAGCAGGGTCGAGCGCAGCGCCGACAAGCCCGCGCAGCGGTTCAAGCGCGACGGCACCTGGCACACCCTCACCTGGCGGCAGGTCGGCGACATCGTGCAGGAGCTGGCCCTGGGGCTGATCGCGCTCGGCCGCCAGCAGGGCGACACGGTGGCGCTGCTCTCGGCCAGTCGCATGGAGTGGGCGCAGGCCGACATGGCCATCCTCAGCGCGGGCTGCGTGACGGTGCCGATCTATCCGAGCTACCCGCCGGAGCTCATCGCCTATGTCGTCAACGATTCTCAGGCCCGGACGCTGATCGTCGAGGATCCGGTCCAGCTCGCCAAGGCCCTGGAGGCGCGGGGCAAGATGGAGTCGCTCGAGCACATCGTCGTCATCAGCGGGTACGAGGCCCCCCAGCCCCCCGAGATGATCCTGACCTGGCAGTCGCTCCGCCGGCTCGGCCGGGACTGGCGAGCCTCGTTGCAGTCCACGCTGGCCGAGCGCCTGGCCGCCACGCGGCCGGAGGACGTCGCCACCATCGTCTACACCTCGGGCACGACCGGACCGCCCAAGGGCGTCGTGCAGACGCACGGCAACCACATGGCCGCGCTCAACGCGGCGGGGCAGGAGCGGCGCGTCGAGGAGGGGTGGGTGCACCTGCTCTTCCTGCCGCTGGCCCACTCGTTCGCGCGACTGGAGTCCTTCATCGGGCCGTTCGAGGGGTTGACGACGGCGTTCGCCGAGAGCCTGGACAAGGTCGCCGAGAACCTGCGCGAGACACAGCCGCACTTCATCTGCTCGGTGCCGCGAGTGTTCGAGAAGGTCTACGCGAAGATTCTCGCCGGCGTGGCCGTTTCCTCCCCGCTCAAGCAGCGCATCTTCCACTGGGCGCTGGGGGTGGGGCGCGCGGTGAGCCGGCTGCAGCAGGACGGCAAGCCGATTCCGGCCACCCTGGCGTTGCGCCATCGCATCGCCCACAAGCTGGTGTTCGCCAAGCTCCACGCGGCCCTGGGCGGGCGCCTGCAGTATGCGGTGAGCGGCGGGGCCCCGCTCTCGCGTGACATCGCCGAGTTCTTCCACGCCGCCGGCATCCTGGTGCTGGAGGGCTACGGGCTGACCGAGACCTGCCCGGTGCTCACGGCGAATCAGCCGACCCGCTTCAAGTTCGGCTCGGTCGGGCGTCCCGTGCCCGGCGTCGAGCTGAAGATCGCCGCCGACGGGGAGATCCTGGCCCGGGGAGCGAACATCGCCACCCGCGGTTACTTCAAGCAGCCCGACGCCACCCGGGAGGTCTTCGAGCCCGACGGCTGGTTCCACACGGGCGACATCGGCCACCTCGACGGCGACGGGTTCCTCTACATCACCGACAGGAAGAAGGACCTGATCGTCACGGCCGGCGGCATGAACATCGCGCCCCAGAATGTCGAGAACGTCCTGAAGGCCGATCCGTTCATCAGCCAGGTCATGGTCTACGGCGATCGCAGGCCGTACGCGGTGGCGCTCATCGGCCTGAACCCGGAGGAGCTGCAGAAGTTCGCCCAGGAGCAGGGGATCATGGTCAGCGACCCCGCCGTGCTCGTCAAGGATCCCCGGGTCATCGAGCGCGTGGAACGGATCGTGGAGGAGAAGAACACCAAGCTGCAGTCGTATTCCCAGATCAAGAAGTTCTCCATCCTGCCCTCCGACTTCAGCCAGGAAGGCGGCGAGCTCACGCCCACGCTCAAGGTCAAGCGCAAGGTGGTCATCGAGAAGTACCGGGACGCCCTGGAGTCGCTCTACCGGTGA
- a CDS encoding glucose 1-dehydrogenase translates to MTALGGTVAVITGASRGLGRAMAVAFAEAGADMALAARSKPDLEETAHLVQAAGRRALVVPTDVTSYAEVETLMTRALRELGRLDIVVNNSGVARVKPLVEWTPDEWRALVDVNLMSVLNGCRAAAPHLIAQQAGKVINVSSMLAAVGLAGYSVYSATKGAIIAFTRTMGVEWARNNIQVNAIAPGWFDTEMSAPAWREPRIGERLVRDIPARRIGRPEEIGPLAVYLASAASDFMTGQTIFLDGGHTAA, encoded by the coding sequence GTGACGGCCCTCGGCGGGACAGTGGCGGTGATCACCGGCGCCAGCCGTGGGCTGGGCCGCGCCATGGCGGTGGCGTTCGCCGAGGCCGGGGCCGACATGGCGCTGGCCGCTCGGTCCAAGCCCGACCTGGAGGAGACCGCGCACCTGGTGCAAGCGGCCGGGCGCCGCGCGCTGGTCGTGCCGACCGACGTGACCTCCTATGCGGAGGTCGAGACCCTGATGACCCGCGCCCTCCGGGAGCTCGGGCGACTGGACATCGTGGTCAACAACTCGGGGGTGGCCCGGGTCAAGCCCCTGGTGGAGTGGACGCCCGACGAGTGGCGGGCCCTCGTCGACGTAAATTTAATGAGCGTGCTCAACGGGTGCCGGGCGGCGGCGCCCCATCTGATCGCCCAGCAGGCGGGCAAGGTCATCAATGTGTCCTCGATGCTCGCCGCCGTCGGCCTGGCCGGCTACTCGGTCTACTCGGCGACCAAGGGCGCCATCATCGCCTTCACCCGCACGATGGGGGTCGAGTGGGCCCGCAACAACATCCAGGTGAACGCCATCGCGCCAGGCTGGTTCGACACCGAGATGTCGGCCCCGGCGTGGCGGGAACCCCGCATCGGCGAGCGGCTGGTCCGCGACATCCCGGCGCGGCGGATCGGCCGACCGGAAGAGATCGGCCCACTGGCCGTCTACCTCGCTTCGGCGGCCTCCGACTTCATGACCGGGCAGACGATCTTCCTCGACGGCGGCCACACGGCCGCCTGA
- a CDS encoding alcohol dehydrogenase catalytic domain-containing protein, whose amino-acid sequence MNAAVLHGPRDLRVHASPDPVPGDDHVLVRVAAAGLCGTDYSIWSGDRRVAYPRIMGHEFLGEVAAVGPGVTRVAPGARVVVEPNYSCERCPLCLEGNRNLCLSRTAVGIDTDGGFADLARVPARCCWPVPSGLATDDALLAEPLAVVVRAANRGGVRQGESAAVLGAGTLGLLALQVLRARGARVLVVSRTARRFELARTLGAEATHVAAEGSLETAARGFSGREGVDLVIETAGTPDAAGHALSLVRPGGRVVLTGLPHAPAPLSIFGVVRREVTILGSMIYQDEFPQALRLLAEGRVRGAPLITHRFGLEAIAQAFVAHRDPTSIKVAVLPRPS is encoded by the coding sequence ATGAACGCCGCCGTCCTGCACGGCCCACGGGATCTGCGCGTGCATGCGTCGCCGGATCCGGTGCCCGGCGACGACCACGTCCTCGTCCGCGTGGCCGCGGCCGGGCTCTGCGGCACCGACTACAGCATCTGGAGCGGGGACCGGCGCGTGGCCTACCCGCGGATCATGGGCCACGAGTTCCTGGGCGAGGTGGCGGCGGTCGGCCCCGGCGTCACGCGGGTGGCTCCGGGAGCGCGCGTCGTGGTCGAGCCCAACTACTCCTGTGAGCGCTGCCCGCTCTGTCTCGAGGGCAACCGTAATCTCTGTCTGAGCCGGACGGCGGTCGGCATCGACACCGACGGGGGATTCGCCGACCTTGCCCGGGTGCCCGCCCGCTGCTGCTGGCCGGTCCCCTCAGGCCTGGCGACGGACGATGCGCTGCTGGCCGAGCCGCTCGCCGTCGTCGTGCGGGCGGCCAACCGGGGCGGTGTGCGGCAAGGGGAATCGGCCGCCGTGCTGGGGGCCGGGACGCTGGGGCTCCTCGCCCTGCAGGTGCTGCGGGCCCGGGGGGCCCGCGTGCTCGTGGTGAGCCGCACGGCACGGCGCTTCGAGCTGGCGCGGACGCTCGGCGCCGAGGCCACCCACGTCGCGGCCGAGGGCAGCCTGGAGACGGCGGCGCGAGGGTTCTCGGGCCGCGAAGGCGTGGACCTGGTGATCGAGACCGCGGGCACGCCCGACGCGGCCGGCCACGCCCTCAGCCTGGTGCGCCCGGGCGGGCGCGTCGTGCTGACGGGGCTGCCCCACGCGCCGGCGCCCCTCAGCATCTTCGGCGTCGTGCGCCGCGAGGTCACGATCCTCGGCTCGATGATCTATCAGGACGAGTTCCCGCAGGCCCTGCGCCTGCTCGCCGAGGGCCGGGTGCGCGGCGCCCCGCTCATCACCCACCGCTTCGGCCTCGAGGCCATCGCGCAGGCGTTCGTCGCGCACCGTGACCCGACGTCCATCAAGGTCGCCGTGCTGCCCCGGCCCTCCTGA
- a CDS encoding alpha/beta fold hydrolase has translation MAFAIINGIRIHYEIVGEGDPVLLINGLSAPAVNWGLQVKALAPHFRVVTFDNRGVGETDLPAEPVYSTAQLADDAAALLRHLKIARAHVVGASMGGTIAQELALRHPRLVRSLVLACSWGHADARFLHTIESWIALAHRVPVEERHRHVLYPLLYSPRFFEKKENLETVFQRTMAYPHQTKPEAIERQGRGILAWNGTRVTRLKAIRVPTLVLVGRDDILTPPEFSRRLAGLIPRARLAVLPGGHAFFIEEAELFNRAMLGFLRAVRAK, from the coding sequence ATGGCCTTCGCGATCATCAACGGCATCCGGATCCACTACGAGATCGTCGGCGAGGGCGATCCGGTGCTCCTGATCAACGGGCTCTCGGCCCCGGCGGTGAACTGGGGGCTCCAGGTCAAGGCGCTGGCGCCGCACTTCCGGGTCGTCACCTTCGACAACCGTGGCGTGGGCGAGACGGATCTGCCGGCCGAGCCCGTGTACAGCACCGCCCAGCTCGCCGACGACGCCGCGGCGCTGCTCCGCCATCTCAAGATCGCGCGGGCCCACGTGGTGGGGGCCTCGATGGGCGGCACCATCGCCCAGGAGCTGGCCCTGCGCCACCCGCGGCTGGTGCGCTCGCTGGTGCTGGCGTGCTCGTGGGGGCACGCGGACGCGCGCTTCCTGCACACGATCGAGTCGTGGATCGCGCTGGCCCACCGGGTGCCCGTCGAGGAGCGCCACCGTCACGTCCTCTACCCCTTGCTCTACAGCCCCCGGTTCTTCGAGAAGAAGGAGAACCTCGAGACGGTCTTCCAGCGGACGATGGCCTATCCTCACCAGACCAAGCCGGAAGCCATCGAGCGCCAGGGCCGCGGCATCCTGGCCTGGAACGGCACGCGGGTGACCCGGCTCAAGGCGATCCGGGTCCCCACACTGGTGCTGGTGGGCCGAGACGACATCCTCACGCCTCCGGAATTCTCACGCCGCCTGGCCGGGCTGATCCCTCGGGCCCGTCTGGCCGTGCTGCCGGGCGGCCACGCGTTCTTCATCGAGGAGGCCGAGCTCTTCAATCGCGCGATGCTGGGGTTCCTGCGCGCGGTCCGGGCGAAGTGA
- a CDS encoding EamA family transporter, whose amino-acid sequence MLRNTTMKRLGHALDEYINVWGRFTFLLPFALITAWATGWPELGPGFAGWCLAFGVCQTISTLALSKALKLSAISLVTALWKVSLLVLLLMGYAFGERPSALGVAGVLLSAAGVYLLNVSRARISPWAPLVVLVTDRGQRYTLLAALFYAPSVLTIKEAILASDAATGTLGAYAAASVMMTPVALFTSARHFGAVPRYWKAFVALGLFAALTTLSQGVAYTLTLASYVEAVKQVEIVFAMAVGVLAFSEAQRVRESAPGALVMLLGMVLLALAG is encoded by the coding sequence GTGCTGCGCAACACGACGATGAAGCGCCTGGGCCACGCGCTCGACGAGTACATCAACGTGTGGGGTCGGTTCACCTTCCTGCTGCCGTTCGCGCTGATCACCGCGTGGGCGACGGGCTGGCCGGAGCTGGGGCCGGGCTTCGCGGGCTGGTGTCTGGCGTTCGGCGTGTGCCAGACCATCTCCACGCTCGCGCTGTCCAAGGCCCTCAAGCTCTCGGCCATCTCGCTGGTCACGGCGCTGTGGAAGGTGAGCCTGCTGGTGCTGCTGCTGATGGGGTACGCGTTCGGCGAGCGTCCCAGCGCGCTGGGCGTGGCGGGCGTCCTGCTCTCGGCCGCCGGCGTCTACCTGCTCAACGTCTCCCGGGCCCGGATCTCTCCGTGGGCCCCGCTGGTGGTGCTCGTCACCGACCGTGGCCAGCGCTACACTCTGCTGGCGGCCCTGTTCTACGCCCCCTCGGTCCTCACGATCAAGGAGGCCATCCTGGCCTCCGATGCCGCGACCGGCACGCTGGGCGCGTACGCGGCGGCGAGCGTGATGATGACCCCCGTGGCCCTGTTCACCTCGGCCCGTCACTTCGGCGCGGTGCCCCGCTACTGGAAAGCGTTCGTGGCGCTCGGGCTGTTCGCCGCGCTCACGACGCTCAGCCAGGGGGTCGCCTATACGCTGACGCTCGCCTCCTATGTGGAGGCCGTCAAGCAGGTGGAGATTGTCTTCGCTATGGCCGTCGGCGTCCTGGCGTTCAGCGAGGCCCAGCGGGTCAGAGAATCCGCGCCGGGGGCCCTGGTGATGCTGCTGGGCATGGTGCTGCTGGCGCTGGCCGGCTAG
- a CDS encoding ABC transporter ATP-binding protein encodes MKTRLADGVALCLTDVHKRYGSLHVLQGITLEVGDREIITVVGPSGCGKTTLLRIVNGLIPHDQGEVFFRKEPVAGPRPELAMVFQHFGLFPWKRLHQNVAYALSLQRRQRVEIDRLVNHYIRLVGLQGFEERFPAELSGGMRQRVGLARALAAQPDVLLLDEPFGALDALTREQLQEELLRINEVEPKAMIFVTHSIDEALLLGDRVVVMSPRPGQIRFELKTEFGRGRNLEALRRSGRFQALRHYLWEAIRHPNAEPGPVPDQGWVEKEMRP; translated from the coding sequence ATGAAGACCCGACTGGCGGACGGGGTCGCCCTCTGCCTGACCGACGTCCACAAGCGCTACGGCTCGCTGCACGTTCTGCAGGGGATCACCCTGGAAGTGGGCGACCGGGAGATCATCACCGTCGTCGGACCGAGCGGGTGCGGCAAGACCACGCTGCTGCGCATCGTGAACGGTCTCATCCCGCACGATCAGGGCGAGGTGTTCTTCCGCAAGGAGCCGGTCGCCGGCCCCCGCCCCGAACTGGCCATGGTATTCCAGCACTTCGGGCTGTTTCCCTGGAAGCGGCTCCATCAGAACGTCGCCTACGCGCTCAGCCTGCAGCGTCGCCAGCGAGTGGAGATCGACCGCCTCGTCAACCACTACATCCGGCTCGTGGGGCTGCAGGGGTTCGAGGAGCGGTTCCCCGCCGAGCTGTCGGGCGGGATGCGACAGCGGGTCGGCCTGGCCCGAGCCCTCGCCGCCCAGCCCGACGTGCTGCTGCTCGACGAGCCGTTCGGCGCCCTGGACGCCCTCACCCGCGAGCAGCTGCAGGAAGAGCTGCTGCGGATCAACGAGGTCGAGCCCAAGGCGATGATCTTCGTCACCCACAGCATCGACGAGGCCCTGCTGCTGGGGGATCGCGTCGTGGTGATGAGCCCCCGGCCGGGGCAGATCCGGTTCGAGCTGAAGACCGAGTTCGGACGTGGGCGGAACCTGGAAGCCCTGCGCCGCAGCGGCCGGTTCCAGGCGCTGCGCCACTATCTCTGGGAGGCCATCCGTCACCCCAACGCGGAGCCGGGTCCGGTTCCCGACCAGGGTTGGGTCGAAAAGGAGATGCGTCCGTGA
- a CDS encoding ABC transporter permease subunit, producing MTTLAPVADALHAKATARTPAWLAWLLEPRVYVRVLSVATVLGAWELLGQRGMIPPAIFSYPSAIVSAFIGLLGNGEMAVAAYQSSQILFTGLGIAIPGGILIGILMGRFRTFEYAVDVFIYALYATPVVALAFPIAMVLGVDFVGKTTIVIFFAIIPVIVNVFHGVRNIDLELLEVTRSFCSSEGQRWRDLIFPSVVPYLVAGLGMAMGRGLVGMVVAEFLMSISGLGALSQDYIANLELDKGLAPVLLLMIAGIVLTKLIGVFEHKFAAWRVRAES from the coding sequence GTGACGACTCTTGCGCCCGTTGCCGACGCGCTGCACGCCAAAGCGACCGCCCGTACGCCGGCCTGGCTGGCCTGGCTGCTGGAGCCCCGCGTCTACGTGCGCGTGCTCTCCGTGGCCACGGTGCTGGGCGCGTGGGAGCTGCTCGGTCAGCGCGGGATGATCCCGCCCGCCATCTTCAGCTACCCGAGCGCCATCGTGTCCGCGTTCATCGGGCTGCTGGGGAATGGCGAGATGGCGGTGGCGGCCTATCAGAGCTCGCAGATCCTGTTCACCGGGCTGGGCATCGCCATTCCCGGCGGGATCCTCATCGGCATCCTGATGGGGCGCTTCCGCACGTTCGAGTACGCCGTGGACGTGTTCATCTACGCGCTCTACGCGACCCCGGTGGTGGCGCTGGCCTTTCCCATCGCCATGGTGCTTGGGGTGGATTTCGTCGGAAAGACCACCATCGTCATCTTCTTCGCGATCATTCCCGTGATCGTGAACGTCTTTCACGGCGTGCGCAACATCGACCTCGAGCTCCTGGAGGTCACGCGCTCGTTCTGCTCGAGCGAGGGCCAGCGCTGGCGCGACCTGATCTTCCCCTCGGTGGTGCCCTACCTGGTCGCCGGCCTGGGCATGGCGATGGGCCGCGGGCTGGTCGGCATGGTGGTGGCCGAGTTCCTCATGAGCATCTCGGGGCTGGGGGCCCTGAGTCAGGACTACATCGCCAACCTGGAGCTGGACAAGGGGCTGGCGCCCGTGCTGCTGCTGATGATCGCGGGGATCGTGCTCACGAAGCTGATCGGGGTGTTCGAACACAAGTTCGCCGCCTGGAGAGTTCGCGCGGAGTCCTAA